A single region of the Syngnathus acus chromosome 6, fSynAcu1.2, whole genome shotgun sequence genome encodes:
- the LOC119124426 gene encoding neuronal cell adhesion molecule-like isoform X8 gives MMERRRMGETDLPLLPLVVAAAVLLGHLAAALEVPLDLLERLPQPPTITLQSPKDYIIDPRENIVIHCEAKGKPHPSFSWTRNGTHFDLDQHSNVHMRAHSGTLVVDISRERAEHYEGAYQCTARNKHGTAVSNDIVVRQPRSPLWSKEKIKPIVIQEGVSLVLPCRPPAGFPPPIVFWMDNNFQRLPQSNRVSQSLNGDLYFSNVLREDSRNDYICYARFPHTQTIQQKQPITVKVLNQEPADERKPTFLLPLEATSSKMVLRGQVLEMECFAEGLPTPEISWAKVSGELPGARVSFLHHQKVLRIVNVSEADAGDYRCTARNQLGSVHHTIRITVKAAPYWISGAPRNLVLAPGENGVLMCRASGTPKPNIQWAMNGVPIENAPKDPSRKVEDDTIIFTDVQMGSSAVYQCNVSNQHGYLLANAFVNVLSEPPRVLTPANAVYQVIKNHRALLECTSFGSPIPKITWFKESRSGTLDAETYEEHDNGTLEIRVAQPRNSGKYTCVARNSLGIYENHVYLEVKEPTRILKQPEYRMVQRGKSVVFECKVKHDPSLVPTMTWLKDDGELPDDESRFVVDADSLTIADVMESDAGVYTCIMNTTLDHDSASAELTVVEATPTPSVVNERPEPPSDLELTDHKKRSVQLTWIPGDEHNSPIEKFLIQYEDSLHHRRGHWHNLTEVPGSKTTAHLKLSPYVHYTFRVLAVNSMGVSRPSFPSKMYKTDPSAPDENPTDVHGFGTEHDNLVISWKPLSGLQANGPGLHYRVMWRQKMMETDWITATVANNSKFVVSGTPTFVPYELKVQAVNDFGAAPEPAVALGLSGEDLPIAAPASVQAYVLNSTLAEIHWDPVSPKLIRGYLKGYMVYYWRERSLHKHNPHHTEKQILTFSGNHSKGKLPGLHPFSVYSFNVRVYNGKGEGPPSHNQQFETPEGVPGAPTSLMVTNSNLDSLSLEWKPPRDRNGLLTGYTLKYHPVNNSNELGPEEELALAANETSVTLPDLKYSTRYKFYLNAKTREGPGPVVTQEAITIVDEAPAASPFGSVNSSRGEDGTLISWEYWGPDRNIYLEYIVENSEAEDEWRKEPVNGSQNFMLKGLKEGLSYRVRLVAQGHADQEPHRSKELTVTVPAVASRQVDIATQGWFIGLMCAIALLILILLIICFIQRNKGGKYPVKEKEDAHTDPEFQPMKDEDCTFGEYSDNEDHKPLKGSRTPSSGTVKRDDSDDSLVDYGEGGDGQFNEDGSFIGQYSGKSASRDTTTGAEGLESSEAPSPINAMNSLNSFV, from the exons TGCCGCAGCCCCCAACTATTACTCTCCAGTCCCCCAAGGATTACATCATCGACCCGCGGGAGAACATTGTCATCCATTGTGAGGCCAAAGGGAAGCCTCATCCCAG TTTCTCCTGGACGAGAAACGGGACTCACTTTGACCTGGATCAGCACTCCAACGTGCACATGAGGGCCCACTCGGGGACACTGGTGGTGGACATCAGCAGGGAGCGGGCGGAACATTACGAAGGCGCCTACCAGTGCACGGCTAGGAACAAACACGGGACGGCCGTCTCTAACGACATCGTGGTGCGGCAGCCCA GGTCGCCCTTGTGGTCCAAAGAGAAGATCAAGCCGATCGTCATTCAGGAGGGCGTGTCCTTGGTGTTGCCATGCCGACCGCCCGCCGGCTTTCCTCCCCCAATTGTTTTCTGGATGGACAACA ACTTCCAGAGGTTGCCCCAAAGCAACAGGGTGTCGCAATCTTTAAACGGAGACCTTTACTTCTCCAACGTGCTGCGCGAGGACTCCAGGAACGACTACATCTGCTACGCCCGCTTCCCGCACACGCAGACCATCCAGCAGAAGCAGCCCATCACCGTCAAGGTCCTCAACC AAGAGCCAGCGGATGAGCGGAAGCCCACGTTCCTCCTCCCGTTGGAAGCAACCAGCTCCAAAATGGTGCTACGTGGTCAGGTGCTGGAGATGGAATGCTTTGCGGAAGGACT TCCCACTCCTGAAATCTCCTGGGCCAAAGTGAGCGGCGAACTCCCGGGAGCACGCGTCTCATTCCTGCATCACCAGAAAGTCTTGCGTATCGTCAACGTGTCGGAGGCCGACGCGGGCGACTACCGGTGCACCGCAAGGAACCAGCTGGGCTCCGTCCACCACACCATTCGGATCACCGTCAAAG CCGCTCCATACTGGATCAGCGGCGCTCCCAGAAATCTCGTCCTGGCCCCGGGAGAGAACGGGGTGCTCATGTGCAGAGCCAGTGGCACACCCAAGCCCAACATCCAATGGGCCATGAATGGCGTTCCCATAGAGA ATGCCCCGAAGGACCCCAGCCGGAAAGTGGAGGACGACACCATCATATTCACCGATGTGCAGATGGGCTCCAGCGCCGTGTACCAGTGCAACGTCTCCAACCAACACGGCTACCTCTTGGCCAACGCCTTCGTTAACGTCTTGT CCGAGCCGCCCAGAGTGCTGACGCCGGCCAACGCGGTCTACCAGGTCATCAAGAATCACCGAGCCCTGCTGGAGTGCACTTCCTTCGGCTCGCCCATCCCCAAAATTACCTG GTTCAAGGAGAGTCGTTCCGGCACGCTAGACGCCGAGACTTACGAGGAGCACGACAACGGCACTTTGGAGATCCGTGTGGCTCAGCCGAGGAATAGCGGAAAGTACACCTGCGTGGCCCGCAATTCTCTCGGTATCTACGAGAATCACGTGTACCTGGAAGTCAAAG AACCGACCCGGATCCTGAAGCAGCCCGAGTACCGAATGGTGCAGCGTGGCAAGTCGGTTGTGTTCGAGTGCAAAGTGAAGCACGACCCCTCCCTCGTGCCCACCATGACGTGGCTCAAGGATGACGGGGAGCTCCCTGATGACgagag CAGATTTGTGGTGGACGCCGACAGCCTGACCATCGCCGACGTGATGGAAAGCGACGCCGGCGTGTACACGTGCATCATGAACACAACGCTGGACCACGATTCGGCCAGCGCCGAGCTCACCGTTGTCG AAGCCACACCGACACCGTCTGTTGTCAATG AGCGGCCGGAACCACCGAGCGACCTGGAGCTGACGGACCACAAAAAGAGAAGTGTTCAACTCACCTGGATTCCTGGCGACGAGCACAACAGTCCTATTGAGA AATTTTTGATCCAGTATGAAGACTCTCTCCACCACCGCAGAGGACACTGGCACAACCTTACCGAGGTTCCCGGGAGCAAGACCACAGCTCACCTGAAGCTGTCGCCCTACGTTCATTACACCTTCAGAGTCCTTGCTGTCAATTCCATGGGTGTCAGCCGACCCAGTTTCCCCTCCAAGATGTATAAAACCGACCCCTCAG CTCCAGATGAGAATCCGACAGATGTGCATGGATTTGGGACTGAACATGACAATCTTGTCATCTCATGGAAg CCATTGTCAGGCCTCCAGGCCAACGGGCCAGGGCTCCATTACAGAGTGATGTGGAGACAAAAGATGATGGAAACCGACTGGATCACGGCAACCGTAGCCAACAACTCCAAGTTTGTCGTGTCCGGAACGCCCACGTTTGTTCCGTATGAGCTCAAAGTTCAAGCCGTGAATGACTTCGGCGCAGCGCCTGAGCCCGCCGTTGCCTTAGGTCTTTCTGGAGAGGATC TTCCGATTGCAGCTCCAGCATCCGTGCAGGCGTACGTGCTAAACAGCACCCTGGCGGAAATCCACTGGGATCCCGTGTCTCCAAAACTAATCCGCGGATACCTCAAAGGCTACATG GTGTATTATTGGCGAGAGCGCAGTCTGCACAAACACAACCCCCATCACACGGAGAAGCAGATCTTGACCTTCAGCGGCAACCACAGCAAAGGAAAGCTGCCTGGCCTGCACCCCTTCAGTGTGTATTCGTTTAACGTCAGGGTCTATAACGGCAAAGGAGAAGGTCCCCCGAGTCACAACCAGCAGTTTGAGACCCCCGAGGGAG TGCCCGGAGCGCCGACGTCCCTGATGGTCACCAACTCCAATTTGGACTCTTTAAGCCTTGAGTGGAAGCCTCCTCGGGACCGGAATGGACTCCTGACAGGTTACACCCTCAAATATCATCCGG TCAATAACTCCAATGAGCTGGGCCCAGAGGAGGAGCTGGCCCTGGCCGCCAATGAGACCTCGGTCACTTTGCCCGACCTCAAGTACAGCACGCGCTACAAGTTTTATTTGAATGCCAAAACGCGCGAGGGGCCCGGCCCGGTTGTTACGCAGGAGGCCATCACCATCGTGGATGAAG CGCCGGCGGCCAGTCCTTTTGGCAGCGTTAACTCCTCCAGGGGAGAGGACGGCACCCTGATCAGTTGGGAGTACTGGGGCCCGGacagaaacatttatttagaaTACATAGTGGAGAACA GTGAAGCCGAAGACGAGTGGCGCAAAGAGCCGGTGAACGGCTCTCAGAACTTTATGCTCAAGGGCCTGAAGGAGGGCCTCTCCTATAGGGTGCGCTTGGTGGCCCAAGGTCACGCCGACCAAGAGCCCCATCGCTCCAAGGAGCTCACGGTGACGGTGCCAG CTGTGGCGAGCAGACAGGTGGACATCGCCACGCAGGGTTGGTTCATCGGCCTCATGTGTGCCATCgccctcctcatcctcatcctcctcatcatTTGCTTCATCCAGAGGAACAAAGGAGGCAAATATCCAG TCAAAGAGAAGGAGGACGCTCACACAGACCCGGAGTTCCAGCCCATGAAAGACGAAGACTGCACTTTTGGGGAATACAG
- the LOC119124426 gene encoding neuronal cell adhesion molecule-like isoform X3 produces MMERRRMGETDLPLLPLVVAAAVLLGHLAAALEVPLDLPQPPTITLQSPKDYIIDPRENIVIHCEAKGKPHPSFSWTRNGTHFDLDQHSNVHMRAHSGTLVVDISRERAEHYEGAYQCTARNKHGTAVSNDIVVRQPRSPLWSKEKIKPIVIQEGVSLVLPCRPPAGFPPPIVFWMDNNFQRLPQSNRVSQSLNGDLYFSNVLREDSRNDYICYARFPHTQTIQQKQPITVKVLNLDAINDTMEAFYNDTDLFSEEPADERKPTFLLPLEATSSKMVLRGQVLEMECFAEGLPTPEISWAKVSGELPGARVSFLHHQKVLRIVNVSEADAGDYRCTARNQLGSVHHTIRITVKAAPYWISGAPRNLVLAPGENGVLMCRASGTPKPNIQWAMNGVPIENAPKDPSRKVEDDTIIFTDVQMGSSAVYQCNVSNQHGYLLANAFVNVLSEPPRVLTPANAVYQVIKNHRALLECTSFGSPIPKITWFKESRSGTLDAETYEEHDNGTLEIRVAQPRNSGKYTCVARNSLGIYENHVYLEVKEPTRILKQPEYRMVQRGKSVVFECKVKHDPSLVPTMTWLKDDGELPDDESRFVVDADSLTIADVMESDAGVYTCIMNTTLDHDSASAELTVVEATPTPSVVNERPEPPSDLELTDHKKRSVQLTWIPGDEHNSPIEKFLIQYEDSLHHRRGHWHNLTEVPGSKTTAHLKLSPYVHYTFRVLAVNSMGVSRPSFPSKMYKTDPSAPDENPTDVHGFGTEHDNLVISWKPLSGLQANGPGLHYRVMWRQKMMETDWITATVANNSKFVVSGTPTFVPYELKVQAVNDFGAAPEPAVALGLSGEDLPIAAPASVQAYVLNSTLAEIHWDPVSPKLIRGYLKGYMVYYWRERSLHKHNPHHTEKQILTFSGNHSKGKLPGLHPFSVYSFNVRVYNGKGEGPPSHNQQFETPEGVPGAPTSLMVTNSNLDSLSLEWKPPRDRNGLLTGYTLKYHPVNNSNELGPEEELALAANETSVTLPDLKYSTRYKFYLNAKTREGPGPVVTQEAITIVDEAPAASPFGSVNSSRGEDGTLISWEYWGPDRNIYLEYIVENSEAEDEWRKEPVNGSQNFMLKGLKEGLSYRVRLVAQGHADQEPHRSKELTVTVPAVASRQVDIATQGWFIGLMCAIALLILILLIICFIQRNKGGKYPVKEKEDAHTDPEFQPMKDEDCTFGEYSDNEDHKPLKGSRTPSSGTVKRDDSDDSLVDYGEGGDGQFNEDGSFIGQYSGKSASRDTTTGAEGLESSEAPSPINAMNSLNSFV; encoded by the exons TGCCGCAGCCCCCAACTATTACTCTCCAGTCCCCCAAGGATTACATCATCGACCCGCGGGAGAACATTGTCATCCATTGTGAGGCCAAAGGGAAGCCTCATCCCAG TTTCTCCTGGACGAGAAACGGGACTCACTTTGACCTGGATCAGCACTCCAACGTGCACATGAGGGCCCACTCGGGGACACTGGTGGTGGACATCAGCAGGGAGCGGGCGGAACATTACGAAGGCGCCTACCAGTGCACGGCTAGGAACAAACACGGGACGGCCGTCTCTAACGACATCGTGGTGCGGCAGCCCA GGTCGCCCTTGTGGTCCAAAGAGAAGATCAAGCCGATCGTCATTCAGGAGGGCGTGTCCTTGGTGTTGCCATGCCGACCGCCCGCCGGCTTTCCTCCCCCAATTGTTTTCTGGATGGACAACA ACTTCCAGAGGTTGCCCCAAAGCAACAGGGTGTCGCAATCTTTAAACGGAGACCTTTACTTCTCCAACGTGCTGCGCGAGGACTCCAGGAACGACTACATCTGCTACGCCCGCTTCCCGCACACGCAGACCATCCAGCAGAAGCAGCCCATCACCGTCAAGGTCCTCAACC TGGACGCGATCAATGACACAATGGAAGCTTTTTACAATGACACTGATTTGTTTAGTG AAGAGCCAGCGGATGAGCGGAAGCCCACGTTCCTCCTCCCGTTGGAAGCAACCAGCTCCAAAATGGTGCTACGTGGTCAGGTGCTGGAGATGGAATGCTTTGCGGAAGGACT TCCCACTCCTGAAATCTCCTGGGCCAAAGTGAGCGGCGAACTCCCGGGAGCACGCGTCTCATTCCTGCATCACCAGAAAGTCTTGCGTATCGTCAACGTGTCGGAGGCCGACGCGGGCGACTACCGGTGCACCGCAAGGAACCAGCTGGGCTCCGTCCACCACACCATTCGGATCACCGTCAAAG CCGCTCCATACTGGATCAGCGGCGCTCCCAGAAATCTCGTCCTGGCCCCGGGAGAGAACGGGGTGCTCATGTGCAGAGCCAGTGGCACACCCAAGCCCAACATCCAATGGGCCATGAATGGCGTTCCCATAGAGA ATGCCCCGAAGGACCCCAGCCGGAAAGTGGAGGACGACACCATCATATTCACCGATGTGCAGATGGGCTCCAGCGCCGTGTACCAGTGCAACGTCTCCAACCAACACGGCTACCTCTTGGCCAACGCCTTCGTTAACGTCTTGT CCGAGCCGCCCAGAGTGCTGACGCCGGCCAACGCGGTCTACCAGGTCATCAAGAATCACCGAGCCCTGCTGGAGTGCACTTCCTTCGGCTCGCCCATCCCCAAAATTACCTG GTTCAAGGAGAGTCGTTCCGGCACGCTAGACGCCGAGACTTACGAGGAGCACGACAACGGCACTTTGGAGATCCGTGTGGCTCAGCCGAGGAATAGCGGAAAGTACACCTGCGTGGCCCGCAATTCTCTCGGTATCTACGAGAATCACGTGTACCTGGAAGTCAAAG AACCGACCCGGATCCTGAAGCAGCCCGAGTACCGAATGGTGCAGCGTGGCAAGTCGGTTGTGTTCGAGTGCAAAGTGAAGCACGACCCCTCCCTCGTGCCCACCATGACGTGGCTCAAGGATGACGGGGAGCTCCCTGATGACgagag CAGATTTGTGGTGGACGCCGACAGCCTGACCATCGCCGACGTGATGGAAAGCGACGCCGGCGTGTACACGTGCATCATGAACACAACGCTGGACCACGATTCGGCCAGCGCCGAGCTCACCGTTGTCG AAGCCACACCGACACCGTCTGTTGTCAATG AGCGGCCGGAACCACCGAGCGACCTGGAGCTGACGGACCACAAAAAGAGAAGTGTTCAACTCACCTGGATTCCTGGCGACGAGCACAACAGTCCTATTGAGA AATTTTTGATCCAGTATGAAGACTCTCTCCACCACCGCAGAGGACACTGGCACAACCTTACCGAGGTTCCCGGGAGCAAGACCACAGCTCACCTGAAGCTGTCGCCCTACGTTCATTACACCTTCAGAGTCCTTGCTGTCAATTCCATGGGTGTCAGCCGACCCAGTTTCCCCTCCAAGATGTATAAAACCGACCCCTCAG CTCCAGATGAGAATCCGACAGATGTGCATGGATTTGGGACTGAACATGACAATCTTGTCATCTCATGGAAg CCATTGTCAGGCCTCCAGGCCAACGGGCCAGGGCTCCATTACAGAGTGATGTGGAGACAAAAGATGATGGAAACCGACTGGATCACGGCAACCGTAGCCAACAACTCCAAGTTTGTCGTGTCCGGAACGCCCACGTTTGTTCCGTATGAGCTCAAAGTTCAAGCCGTGAATGACTTCGGCGCAGCGCCTGAGCCCGCCGTTGCCTTAGGTCTTTCTGGAGAGGATC TTCCGATTGCAGCTCCAGCATCCGTGCAGGCGTACGTGCTAAACAGCACCCTGGCGGAAATCCACTGGGATCCCGTGTCTCCAAAACTAATCCGCGGATACCTCAAAGGCTACATG GTGTATTATTGGCGAGAGCGCAGTCTGCACAAACACAACCCCCATCACACGGAGAAGCAGATCTTGACCTTCAGCGGCAACCACAGCAAAGGAAAGCTGCCTGGCCTGCACCCCTTCAGTGTGTATTCGTTTAACGTCAGGGTCTATAACGGCAAAGGAGAAGGTCCCCCGAGTCACAACCAGCAGTTTGAGACCCCCGAGGGAG TGCCCGGAGCGCCGACGTCCCTGATGGTCACCAACTCCAATTTGGACTCTTTAAGCCTTGAGTGGAAGCCTCCTCGGGACCGGAATGGACTCCTGACAGGTTACACCCTCAAATATCATCCGG TCAATAACTCCAATGAGCTGGGCCCAGAGGAGGAGCTGGCCCTGGCCGCCAATGAGACCTCGGTCACTTTGCCCGACCTCAAGTACAGCACGCGCTACAAGTTTTATTTGAATGCCAAAACGCGCGAGGGGCCCGGCCCGGTTGTTACGCAGGAGGCCATCACCATCGTGGATGAAG CGCCGGCGGCCAGTCCTTTTGGCAGCGTTAACTCCTCCAGGGGAGAGGACGGCACCCTGATCAGTTGGGAGTACTGGGGCCCGGacagaaacatttatttagaaTACATAGTGGAGAACA GTGAAGCCGAAGACGAGTGGCGCAAAGAGCCGGTGAACGGCTCTCAGAACTTTATGCTCAAGGGCCTGAAGGAGGGCCTCTCCTATAGGGTGCGCTTGGTGGCCCAAGGTCACGCCGACCAAGAGCCCCATCGCTCCAAGGAGCTCACGGTGACGGTGCCAG CTGTGGCGAGCAGACAGGTGGACATCGCCACGCAGGGTTGGTTCATCGGCCTCATGTGTGCCATCgccctcctcatcctcatcctcctcatcatTTGCTTCATCCAGAGGAACAAAGGAGGCAAATATCCAG TCAAAGAGAAGGAGGACGCTCACACAGACCCGGAGTTCCAGCCCATGAAAGACGAAGACTGCACTTTTGGGGAATACAG
- the LOC119124426 gene encoding neuronal cell adhesion molecule-like isoform X9, producing the protein MMERRRMGETDLPLLPLVVAAAVLLGHLAAALEVPLDLLERLPQPPTITLQSPKDYIIDPRENIVIHCEAKGKPHPSFSWTRNGTHFDLDQHSNVHMRAHSGTLVVDISRERAEHYEGAYQCTARNKHGTAVSNDIVVRQPRSPLWSKEKIKPIVIQEGVSLVLPCRPPAGFPPPIVFWMDNNFQRLPQSNRVSQSLNGDLYFSNVLREDSRNDYICYARFPHTQTIQQKQPITVKVLNQEPADERKPTFLLPLEATSSKMVLRGQVLEMECFAEGLPTPEISWAKVSGELPGARVSFLHHQKVLRIVNVSEADAGDYRCTARNQLGSVHHTIRITVKAAPYWISGAPRNLVLAPGENGVLMCRASGTPKPNIQWAMNGVPIENAPKDPSRKVEDDTIIFTDVQMGSSAVYQCNVSNQHGYLLANAFVNVLSEPPRVLTPANAVYQVIKNHRALLECTSFGSPIPKITWFKESRSGTLDAETYEEHDNGTLEIRVAQPRNSGKYTCVARNSLGIYENHVYLEVKEPTRILKQPEYRMVQRGKSVVFECKVKHDPSLVPTMTWLKDDGELPDDERFVVDADSLTIADVMESDAGVYTCIMNTTLDHDSASAELTVVEATPTPSVVNERPEPPSDLELTDHKKRSVQLTWIPGDEHNSPIEKFLIQYEDSLHHRRGHWHNLTEVPGSKTTAHLKLSPYVHYTFRVLAVNSMGVSRPSFPSKMYKTDPSAPDENPTDVHGFGTEHDNLVISWKPLSGLQANGPGLHYRVMWRQKMMETDWITATVANNSKFVVSGTPTFVPYELKVQAVNDFGAAPEPAVALGLSGEDLPIAAPASVQAYVLNSTLAEIHWDPVSPKLIRGYLKGYMVYYWRERSLHKHNPHHTEKQILTFSGNHSKGKLPGLHPFSVYSFNVRVYNGKGEGPPSHNQQFETPEGVPGAPTSLMVTNSNLDSLSLEWKPPRDRNGLLTGYTLKYHPVNNSNELGPEEELALAANETSVTLPDLKYSTRYKFYLNAKTREGPGPVVTQEAITIVDEAPAASPFGSVNSSRGEDGTLISWEYWGPDRNIYLEYIVENSEAEDEWRKEPVNGSQNFMLKGLKEGLSYRVRLVAQGHADQEPHRSKELTVTVPAVASRQVDIATQGWFIGLMCAIALLILILLIICFIQRNKGGKYPVKEKEDAHTDPEFQPMKDEDCTFGEYSDNEDHKPLKGSRTPSSGTVKRDDSDDSLVDYGEGGDGQFNEDGSFIGQYSGKSASRDTTTGAEGLESSEAPSPINAMNSLNSFV; encoded by the exons TGCCGCAGCCCCCAACTATTACTCTCCAGTCCCCCAAGGATTACATCATCGACCCGCGGGAGAACATTGTCATCCATTGTGAGGCCAAAGGGAAGCCTCATCCCAG TTTCTCCTGGACGAGAAACGGGACTCACTTTGACCTGGATCAGCACTCCAACGTGCACATGAGGGCCCACTCGGGGACACTGGTGGTGGACATCAGCAGGGAGCGGGCGGAACATTACGAAGGCGCCTACCAGTGCACGGCTAGGAACAAACACGGGACGGCCGTCTCTAACGACATCGTGGTGCGGCAGCCCA GGTCGCCCTTGTGGTCCAAAGAGAAGATCAAGCCGATCGTCATTCAGGAGGGCGTGTCCTTGGTGTTGCCATGCCGACCGCCCGCCGGCTTTCCTCCCCCAATTGTTTTCTGGATGGACAACA ACTTCCAGAGGTTGCCCCAAAGCAACAGGGTGTCGCAATCTTTAAACGGAGACCTTTACTTCTCCAACGTGCTGCGCGAGGACTCCAGGAACGACTACATCTGCTACGCCCGCTTCCCGCACACGCAGACCATCCAGCAGAAGCAGCCCATCACCGTCAAGGTCCTCAACC AAGAGCCAGCGGATGAGCGGAAGCCCACGTTCCTCCTCCCGTTGGAAGCAACCAGCTCCAAAATGGTGCTACGTGGTCAGGTGCTGGAGATGGAATGCTTTGCGGAAGGACT TCCCACTCCTGAAATCTCCTGGGCCAAAGTGAGCGGCGAACTCCCGGGAGCACGCGTCTCATTCCTGCATCACCAGAAAGTCTTGCGTATCGTCAACGTGTCGGAGGCCGACGCGGGCGACTACCGGTGCACCGCAAGGAACCAGCTGGGCTCCGTCCACCACACCATTCGGATCACCGTCAAAG CCGCTCCATACTGGATCAGCGGCGCTCCCAGAAATCTCGTCCTGGCCCCGGGAGAGAACGGGGTGCTCATGTGCAGAGCCAGTGGCACACCCAAGCCCAACATCCAATGGGCCATGAATGGCGTTCCCATAGAGA ATGCCCCGAAGGACCCCAGCCGGAAAGTGGAGGACGACACCATCATATTCACCGATGTGCAGATGGGCTCCAGCGCCGTGTACCAGTGCAACGTCTCCAACCAACACGGCTACCTCTTGGCCAACGCCTTCGTTAACGTCTTGT CCGAGCCGCCCAGAGTGCTGACGCCGGCCAACGCGGTCTACCAGGTCATCAAGAATCACCGAGCCCTGCTGGAGTGCACTTCCTTCGGCTCGCCCATCCCCAAAATTACCTG GTTCAAGGAGAGTCGTTCCGGCACGCTAGACGCCGAGACTTACGAGGAGCACGACAACGGCACTTTGGAGATCCGTGTGGCTCAGCCGAGGAATAGCGGAAAGTACACCTGCGTGGCCCGCAATTCTCTCGGTATCTACGAGAATCACGTGTACCTGGAAGTCAAAG AACCGACCCGGATCCTGAAGCAGCCCGAGTACCGAATGGTGCAGCGTGGCAAGTCGGTTGTGTTCGAGTGCAAAGTGAAGCACGACCCCTCCCTCGTGCCCACCATGACGTGGCTCAAGGATGACGGGGAGCTCCCTGATGACgagag ATTTGTGGTGGACGCCGACAGCCTGACCATCGCCGACGTGATGGAAAGCGACGCCGGCGTGTACACGTGCATCATGAACACAACGCTGGACCACGATTCGGCCAGCGCCGAGCTCACCGTTGTCG AAGCCACACCGACACCGTCTGTTGTCAATG AGCGGCCGGAACCACCGAGCGACCTGGAGCTGACGGACCACAAAAAGAGAAGTGTTCAACTCACCTGGATTCCTGGCGACGAGCACAACAGTCCTATTGAGA AATTTTTGATCCAGTATGAAGACTCTCTCCACCACCGCAGAGGACACTGGCACAACCTTACCGAGGTTCCCGGGAGCAAGACCACAGCTCACCTGAAGCTGTCGCCCTACGTTCATTACACCTTCAGAGTCCTTGCTGTCAATTCCATGGGTGTCAGCCGACCCAGTTTCCCCTCCAAGATGTATAAAACCGACCCCTCAG CTCCAGATGAGAATCCGACAGATGTGCATGGATTTGGGACTGAACATGACAATCTTGTCATCTCATGGAAg CCATTGTCAGGCCTCCAGGCCAACGGGCCAGGGCTCCATTACAGAGTGATGTGGAGACAAAAGATGATGGAAACCGACTGGATCACGGCAACCGTAGCCAACAACTCCAAGTTTGTCGTGTCCGGAACGCCCACGTTTGTTCCGTATGAGCTCAAAGTTCAAGCCGTGAATGACTTCGGCGCAGCGCCTGAGCCCGCCGTTGCCTTAGGTCTTTCTGGAGAGGATC TTCCGATTGCAGCTCCAGCATCCGTGCAGGCGTACGTGCTAAACAGCACCCTGGCGGAAATCCACTGGGATCCCGTGTCTCCAAAACTAATCCGCGGATACCTCAAAGGCTACATG GTGTATTATTGGCGAGAGCGCAGTCTGCACAAACACAACCCCCATCACACGGAGAAGCAGATCTTGACCTTCAGCGGCAACCACAGCAAAGGAAAGCTGCCTGGCCTGCACCCCTTCAGTGTGTATTCGTTTAACGTCAGGGTCTATAACGGCAAAGGAGAAGGTCCCCCGAGTCACAACCAGCAGTTTGAGACCCCCGAGGGAG TGCCCGGAGCGCCGACGTCCCTGATGGTCACCAACTCCAATTTGGACTCTTTAAGCCTTGAGTGGAAGCCTCCTCGGGACCGGAATGGACTCCTGACAGGTTACACCCTCAAATATCATCCGG TCAATAACTCCAATGAGCTGGGCCCAGAGGAGGAGCTGGCCCTGGCCGCCAATGAGACCTCGGTCACTTTGCCCGACCTCAAGTACAGCACGCGCTACAAGTTTTATTTGAATGCCAAAACGCGCGAGGGGCCCGGCCCGGTTGTTACGCAGGAGGCCATCACCATCGTGGATGAAG CGCCGGCGGCCAGTCCTTTTGGCAGCGTTAACTCCTCCAGGGGAGAGGACGGCACCCTGATCAGTTGGGAGTACTGGGGCCCGGacagaaacatttatttagaaTACATAGTGGAGAACA GTGAAGCCGAAGACGAGTGGCGCAAAGAGCCGGTGAACGGCTCTCAGAACTTTATGCTCAAGGGCCTGAAGGAGGGCCTCTCCTATAGGGTGCGCTTGGTGGCCCAAGGTCACGCCGACCAAGAGCCCCATCGCTCCAAGGAGCTCACGGTGACGGTGCCAG CTGTGGCGAGCAGACAGGTGGACATCGCCACGCAGGGTTGGTTCATCGGCCTCATGTGTGCCATCgccctcctcatcctcatcctcctcatcatTTGCTTCATCCAGAGGAACAAAGGAGGCAAATATCCAG TCAAAGAGAAGGAGGACGCTCACACAGACCCGGAGTTCCAGCCCATGAAAGACGAAGACTGCACTTTTGGGGAATACAG